GAGGGCTCTCGCGTCTCACCCGATTCTCGACCGACGTCTCACCGAAACTCGCGCAGCAACCCGCCGATCCTCGCCAGATACCCCCTCGTCTCGTCCGGCAATCTCGTCAGGCCGTGTTTGTCCACGTTGCCCGGGCCCCAGTTGTAGGCGGCGAGCGCGCGGCGCACGTCGCCGCCGTAGCGGTCGATCATCTGGCGCAGGTAGAGCGATCCGCCCATCACGTTCGCTCGCGGATCCCACGGATCACGCACGCCGAGCGCGTTGGCCGTGCCGGGCATGAGCTGCATCAGGCCCATCGCGCCGGCGGGCGATTTCGCGCGCGGGTTGTAGGCGCTTTCGGCCTTCACCACGGCGTGGATCAGTTTTTCCGGCAAGCGGAAACGCTCGGCCGCCTGGCGCACGATGCCGTCGAATTCGCTGCCCGCGCGAAAGCGCGCAATCGGCTCAGCCTCGCCGCCGGGCGCTGGGAACGCCGAGCTCCAGCTCGGCCCTTCGCGCGACTCCATACGACGCACGAGCGCCAGCAGCATCAGCCCCGTGTTGATCGCGGACGACGCGCCGGCAAGACCGCTCGATCCGCCGCCCAGCGCGCCGCCCAGGCCGGGCATACCCGCCATGCCGCCGCCGGCTATGCCG
The sequence above is a segment of the bacterium genome. Coding sequences within it:
- a CDS encoding lytic transglycosylase domain-containing protein; translation: MTGGGIAGGGMAGMPGLGGALGGGSSGLAGASSAINTGLMLLALVRRMESREGPSWSSAFPAPGGEAEPIARFRAGSEFDGIVRQAAERFRLPEKLIHAVVKAESAYNPRAKSPAGAMGLMQLMPGTANALGVRDPWDPRANVMGGSLYLRQMIDRYGGDVRRALAAYNWGPGNVDKHGLTRLPDETRGYLARIGGLLREFR